One window of Pieris napi chromosome 1, ilPieNapi1.2, whole genome shotgun sequence genomic DNA carries:
- the LOC125048841 gene encoding protein patched — MVAPDSEATSNPRIAAAHESPSAAEARHSADLYIRTSWVDAALALSELEKGNIEGGRSSLWIRAWLQEQLFILGCFLQGDAGKVLFVATLVLSTFCVGLKSAQIHTRVDQLWVQEGGRLESELKYTAQALGEADSSTHQLIIQTAKDPDVSLLHPGALLEHLKIVHAATRVTVHMYDIEWRLKDLCYSPSIPDFEGYHHIESIIDNVIPCAIITPLDCFWEGSKLLGPDYPIFVPHLKHNKLQWTHLNPLEVIEEVKKLKFQFPLSTMEAYMKRAGITSAYMKKPCLDPTDPHCPATAPNKKSGHIPDVAAELSHGCYGFAASYMHWPEQLIVGGATRNSTSALRSAKALQTVVQLMGEREMYEYWADHYKVHQIGWNQEKAAAVLDAWQRKFSAEVRKTTTSGQVSAAYSFYPFSTSTLNDILGKFSEVSLRNIVLGYMFMLMYVAVTLIQWRDPIRSQAGVGIAGVLLLSITIAAGLGFCALLGIPFNASSTQIVPFLALGLGVQDMFLLTHTYVEQSGDVPREERTGLVLKKSGLSVLLASLCNVMAFLAAALLPIPAFRVFCLQAAILLLFTLGSMLLVFPAMISLDLRRRSAARADLLCCLLPESPLPRKKLPERKGRNGRNEKNRADISRQPLDPEVTEEVKTCCLSISLTKWTKNHYAPFIMRPSVKVTSMLALIAVILVSVWGATKVKDGLDLTDIVPENTDEHEFLSRQEKYFGFYNMYAVTQGDFEYPTNQKLLYEYHEQFVRIPNIIKNDNGGLPKFWLTLFREWLLDLQAAFDKEVANGCITQEYWCKNASDEGILAYKLMVQTGHVDNPIDKSLINSGHRLVDKDGIINPKAFYNYLSAWATNDALAYGASQGNLKPQPQRWIHSPEDVHLEIKKSSPLIYTQLPFYLSGLSDTDSITTLITSVRELCLKYEAKGLPNFPSGIPFLFWEQYLYLRTSLLLALACALAAVFICVMIVVLNAWAALLVTVSLGALVLQLVGAMSLLGVKLSAMPAVLLVLAIGRGVHFTLHLCLGFVTSIGCKRRRASLALESVLAPVVHGAVAAALAASMLAASDFGFVARLFLRLLLAMVVLGLVDGLLFFPIILSILGPAAEVRPLEHPERLSTPSPKCSPVHPRKFSSSSSGGDKSSRTKSAPRPSAPSLTTITEEPSSWHSSAHSVQSSMQSIVVQPEVVVETTTYNGSDSASGRSTPTKSSHAGSITTKVTATANIKVEVVTPSDRKSRRSYHYYDRRRDRDDDRDRDRDRDRERDRDRDRDRERDRDRDRDRSRERDRRDRYRDERDHRASPRENGRDSGHESDSSRH, encoded by the exons ATGGTGGCTCCCGATTCCGAGGCTACTTCGAATCCTCGGATAGCGGCTGCACACGAGAGTCCCTCTGCCGCTGAGGCGCGCCACAGCGCTGATTTATATATACGTACCAGCTGGGTTGACGCAGCTTTAGCCCTCTCTGAACTTGAAAAG GGCAATATCGAAGGAGGGAGATCGTCGCTGTGGATACGGGCGTGGTTGCAGGAGCAGCTATTTATTTTGGGTTGCTTCCTCCAAGGCGACGCGGGAAAAGTATTATTCGTCGCAACACTAGTCCTCTCCACGTTTTGTGTCGGTCTCAAGTCAGCACAAATTCACACAAGAGTCGACCAACTCTGGGTGCAAG AGGGTGGCCGATTAGAGTCGGAACTAAAGTATACAGCTCAGGCATTGGGCGAAGCAGATTCCTCTACGCATCAGCTGATAATTCAGACAGCCAAAGATCCAGACGTGTCGTTATTGCATCCGGGAGCTCTACTTGAACACTTAAAG ATAGTGCACGCCGCAACTCGAGTGACGGTGCATATGTATGACATCGAATGGCGGCTCAAGGACCTGTGCTACAGCCCCAGCATCCCGGACTTCGAGGGGTACCATCATATCGAATCAATCATCGACAACGTCATACCATGCGCCATTATAACGCCCCTCGACTGCTTCTGGGAGGGGTCCAAGTTGCTGGGACCAGATTACCCAATTTTTGTACC TCACCTGAAGCACAACAAATTACAATGGACACATTTGAACCCTCTCGAAGTGATAGAAGAAGTGAAGAAATTAAAGTTCCAATTTCCCTTGAGCACGATGGAAGCTTACATGAAGCGAGCTGGCATCACGTCCGCCTACATGAAGAAGCCGTGTCTGGATCCCACCGACCCTCACTGCCCAGCCACAGCTCCCAACAAAAAGTCTGGACAC ATTCCAGATGTCGCAGCCGAGTTATCGCACGGTTGTTACGGATTCGCGGCATCCTACATGCACTGGCCGGAACAATTGATAGTCGGTGGTGCGACCAGAAATTCAACGTCAGCCTTACGAAGTGCCAAAGCTCTACAGACGGTAGTACAGTTGATGGGCGAACGAGAAATGTACGAATACTGGGCCGATCATTACAAAGTACATCAAATCGGCTGGAATCAAGAGAAGGCCGCTGCTGTTCTTGATGCGTGGCAGAGGAAGTTCTCAGCG GAGGTGAGAAAAACAACAACATCAGGACAAGTATCAGCGGCTTACAGCTTTTATCCGTTCTCGACTTCAACCCTGAATGACATTCTTGGCAAATTCTCAGAAGTTTCTTtaagaaacattgttttgGGATACATGTTTATG TTGATGTATGTTGCTGTTACGCTGATACAATGGCGAGACCCCATTCGATCACAGGCTGGTGTTGGCATAGCTGGAGTGTTACTACTATCAATTACTATTGCTGCGGGTCTAGGATTTTGCGCTTTGttag GAATACCATTCAATGCTTCGAGTACGCAAATCGTGCCTTTCCTAGCACTAGGCTTAGGAGTACAAGACATGTTCCTATTAACCCATACATACGTAGAACAATCTGGAGATGTTCCGAGAGAAGAAAGGACGGGTTTAGTACTAAAGAAGAGTGGTTTGAGCGTCCTTTTGGCATCCTTGTGCAATGTGATGGCATTTTTGGCTGCGGCTCTCTTACCAATTCCAGCGTTCAGAGTCTTTTGCTTACAG GCTGCCATACTCCTTCTATTCACCTTGGGATCCATGCTTTTGGTATTTCCGGCTATGATATCACTTGACTTGAGAAGAAGATCGGCCGCTAGAGCAGACTTATTATGTTGCTTATTACCTGAAAGTCCACTGCCGAGGAAAAAACTTCCAGAACGTAAGGGGAGAAACGGAAGAAACGAAAAG aACAGGGCTGATATATCGCGTCAACCATTGGATCCCGAGGTTACAGAGGAGGTTAAGACATGCTGTCTCAGTATCTCACTCACCAAATGGACCAAAAATCACTACGCCCCGTTCATCATGAGACCTTCAGTTAAAGTGACTTCGATGCTAGCCCTCATAGCTGTGATTCTAGTCAGTGTATGGGGAGCTACAAAAGTGAAGGATGGCTTAGATTTGACCgacattgtacctgagaacaCCGATGAACACGAATTTTTGTCCCGTCAAGAGAAATATTTCGGATTCTACAACATGTACGCGGTCACACAAGGAGACTTCGAATATCCCACCAATCAGAAGTTACTTTACGAATACCACGAGCAATTCGTTAGAATAccgaatataataaaaaacgacAATGGCGGCCTTCCGAAGTTCTGGCTGACTCTCTTCCGCGAGTGGCTTTTGGATTTACAAGCGGCGTTCGATAAGGAAGTTGCGAACGGCTGCATCACCCAGGAATATTGGTGCAAGAATGCGAGCGACGAAGGCATATTGGCGTACAAGCTGATGGTTCAAACCGGGCACGTCGACAATCCCATTGATAAATCGTTGATAAATTCTGGTCATCGCTTGGTAGATAAAGATGGGATTATCAACCCGAAAGCCTTTTACAACTATCTATCAGCTTGGGCCACGAATGATGCGTTGGCATATGGCGCATCTCAAGGCAACTTAAAACCCCAACCTCAGAGATGGATTCATTCGCCCGAAGACGTCCATTTGGAAATCAAGAAATCATCTCCTTTAATATACACTCAACTACCCTTTTACTTGTCTGGATTGAGCGATACGGATAGTATTACAACTCTGATTACATCTGTGAGGGAGTTGTGTTTGAAGTATGAAGCGAAGGGATTACCCAACTTTCCTTCTGGAATACCGTTCCTGTTTTGGGAGCAGTACCTGTATTTACGGACATCGCTTTTATTGGCTCTCGCTTGCGCATTGGCTGCTGTATTTATT TGCGTGATGATAGTGGTGCTAAACGCGTGGGCGGCTCTGCTAGTGACGGTGTCTTTGGGTGCGTTGGTACTGCAGCTGGTGGGAGCAATGTCTTTACTCGGAGTAAAGCTCTCTGCGATGCCCGCAGTACTTCTGGTCCTAGCTATTGGCAGGGGGGTGCACTTTACACTACATTTGTGCCTG GGTTTCGTCACGTCGATCGGTTGTAAGCGACGTCGGGCCAGCTTGGCTTTGGAAAGTGTATTAGCACCGGTAGTGCATGGCGCAGTGGCGGCAGCCCTGGCCGCTTCAATGCTTGCTGCCAGCGACTTTGGCTTCGTAGCCAGGCTGTTTTTAAGACTCTTGCTAGCCATGGTCGTATTGGGCTTGGTCGATGGACTTCTCTTTTTCCCAATCATTCTATCCATACTGGGACCAGCTGCTGAG gtcCGTCCGCTGGAGCACCCAGAACGTCTCTCGACGCCGTCACCAAAATGCTCTCCTGTACATCCTCGCAAGTTCAGCTCGAGCTCAAGTGGCGGTGACAAATCCAGCAGAACCAAATCGGCTCCGAGGCCCTCGGCTCCATCTCTTACCACCATCACTGAAGAGCCTTCGAGTTGGCACAGTTCGGCACATTCAGTGCAGTCATCAATGCAGTCGATAGTCGTACAGCCAGAAGTGGTGGTTGAAACTACCACATACAACGGGAGTGATTCAGCTTCCGGCCGGTCTACTCCGACCAAGTCCTCTCATGCTGGATCTATTACGACGAAG GTAACTGCAACAGCCAACATAAAGGTTGAAGTTGTGACACCGAGCGATAGGAAATCTAGAAGATCTTACCACTACTATGATCGTCGCAGAGACCGGGACGACGACAGAGATAGAGATAGAGATCGGGATCGCGAAAGGGACAGAGATAGAGATCGGGATCGCGAGAGGGACAGAGATAGAGATAGGGATCGTTCTCGTGAACGAGACAGGCGGGATCGTTATAGGGATGAGAGAGATCATCGCGCCTCTCCTAGAGAAAATGGAAGGGATTCCGGGCACGAGAGCGATTCATCGAGACATTGA